From Nitrospinota bacterium, the proteins below share one genomic window:
- a CDS encoding FAD-binding oxidoreductase, translating to MRQLSLIGLLALLLGLAGCGFVAQGPPPETQMCQGWWHWEETTSGGTSLGNQGVDREGLSLADCQAARHHALAGWKKLYRFEPHYAGGCECNDVPPPKSPNLEGIREAQQRANALREAVSGIIYAHADDINDDFLIQIRSVSDLRGFSHVLDRPEAPRFRVAQYVLAVEEVYQETKQLEGRISEMHSKPLRHVDTILGRLLDTLDRLEEREATLERQFKDYYAVKKNWFGVDEDGVLSGPFLSESAVRGGRPLRIRYVWYIYRPQEEHPYIFFENQKRCESGLSFWPGAGCAEAPTGDLESYALRRGGGVDFKQSAYKKYRLP from the coding sequence TTGCGCCAATTAAGCCTGATTGGGCTCCTTGCCCTCCTGCTTGGACTGGCAGGATGCGGATTTGTAGCCCAAGGGCCGCCGCCGGAAACACAGATGTGCCAGGGCTGGTGGCATTGGGAAGAGACGACGAGTGGCGGCACTTCGTTGGGAAACCAGGGAGTCGATCGCGAAGGCCTTTCCCTGGCTGATTGCCAAGCCGCCCGCCACCATGCTCTAGCCGGCTGGAAGAAACTATACCGCTTCGAGCCCCACTATGCCGGCGGATGCGAGTGTAACGACGTCCCGCCTCCGAAAAGCCCAAATTTAGAGGGGATTCGAGAAGCTCAACAGCGGGCAAATGCGCTCCGGGAGGCCGTAAGCGGTATAATCTACGCTCATGCAGATGACATCAACGACGACTTTCTAATCCAGATTCGCTCGGTATCCGATCTCCGCGGGTTTTCCCATGTCCTGGATCGGCCCGAAGCCCCTCGCTTTCGCGTCGCGCAGTATGTGCTTGCCGTTGAGGAGGTGTACCAGGAGACGAAGCAACTGGAGGGAAGAATCAGCGAGATGCACAGTAAGCCCCTTCGACATGTAGACACAATCTTGGGGCGGCTCCTGGATACGCTCGACCGTCTGGAGGAGCGGGAAGCCACCCTCGAACGTCAATTCAAGGACTACTACGCGGTCAAGAAGAATTGGTTCGGGGTCGATGAGGATGGTGTTCTATCGGGTCCTTTTCTTAGCGAGTCGGCCGTTCGAGGCGGCAGGCCCCTGAGGATTCGATACGTCTGGTATATCTATAGACCACAGGAGGAGCACCCGTATATCTTCTTCGAGAACCAAAAGCGGTGCGAATCAGGGCTCTCCTTCTGGCCGGGAGCCGGGTGTGCTGAGGCTCCAACCGGCGACCTGGAGTCCTACGCTCTTCGACGCGGCGGCGGGGTGGACTTCAAACAAAGCGCTTACAAGAAATATAGGCTCCCCTAA
- a CDS encoding MFS transporter: MRPSGPGVRGTTEPRPLLPTRKSLLFASCVFFFNLTDWMLLAYLPVHLRALGFGSHAIGGFMAILALSTCLLVAPFGIVSDRFSPKRLMFVGVGLNMAFAGGLALFNGTVGLIAVFIIGGVGFTCFYIPLNTLYFKLLGDEQRGVRIATIFAGTVLGYGFGPLLGGLLLTRFPMETLFAIALGGFALLGLLVAYLPDTRPIRFEIARYRDDLKRPAVLFLVASTFVVASHAGVERTSLTLLMTEMIGLGSSQVGLVYACVGVWIAGIGLLAGHAFDRTRRVVVVLSLGLAWSGIFQAATAFAGSFAGLVAIRLLHTLGDAFFFILNPILLSLIFPNTRMGGHFGFILTINMFSSGLFAYLAGVVSQPWGHGVGFILNGAMMVATAAAFLAMRKPIRRSLAASRVT; the protein is encoded by the coding sequence GTGAGACCCTCAGGGCCAGGGGTGCGGGGGACGACCGAACCCCGTCCTTTATTACCGACCCGCAAGAGTCTTCTCTTCGCCTCGTGCGTCTTTTTCTTTAACCTTACCGATTGGATGCTGCTGGCTTACCTGCCAGTGCACCTACGGGCGTTGGGGTTTGGAAGCCACGCGATAGGAGGCTTCATGGCTATCCTCGCCCTTTCGACCTGCCTTCTTGTGGCACCCTTCGGCATCGTCTCCGACCGCTTTTCTCCTAAGCGCCTCATGTTTGTTGGTGTCGGGCTCAACATGGCGTTTGCCGGGGGCTTGGCTCTCTTCAATGGCACGGTAGGCCTGATCGCAGTCTTTATCATCGGCGGAGTTGGCTTCACCTGCTTCTACATTCCCTTAAACACTCTCTATTTCAAACTCTTGGGAGATGAGCAGCGGGGGGTAAGAATCGCAACCATCTTCGCCGGGACGGTTCTGGGCTACGGCTTTGGTCCCCTCCTGGGTGGGCTGCTTTTGACCCGCTTTCCTATGGAGACCCTCTTTGCAATCGCTTTGGGCGGCTTTGCCCTCCTAGGCTTGTTGGTAGCCTACCTTCCCGACACCAGACCGATTCGCTTCGAAATCGCCCGCTACCGCGACGACCTGAAGCGCCCAGCCGTACTATTCCTCGTAGCCTCCACCTTTGTGGTCGCTTCCCACGCCGGTGTGGAGCGGACCTCCCTGACGCTTCTGATGACAGAGATGATTGGGTTAGGCTCATCCCAGGTCGGCCTCGTATACGCCTGTGTGGGGGTCTGGATCGCCGGCATCGGCCTGTTGGCCGGCCACGCCTTCGACCGTACCCGACGGGTGGTTGTCGTTTTGAGCCTTGGCCTGGCTTGGTCGGGCATCTTCCAGGCTGCGACCGCCTTCGCCGGCTCCTTCGCAGGCCTGGTGGCCATCAGGCTCCTCCACACATTGGGGGATGCCTTCTTCTTCATCCTGAACCCCATCCTCTTGAGCCTCATCTTTCCCAATACTCGAATGGGAGGCCACTTTGGCTTCATCTTAACCATCAATATGTTTTCGTCGGGGCTGTTCGCCTACCTGGCGGGGGTCGTCAGCCAGCCGTGGGGTCATGGTGTCGGCTTCATCCTGAACGGTGCGATGATGGTAGCAACTGCAGCAGCATTCCTCGCTATGCGTAAACCCATCCGTCGGAGCCTTGCGGCCAGTCGGGTGACGTAG
- a CDS encoding lytic murein transglycosylase: MTEGRALLAALAIAGIVLWPGSNHTAGAHGGPVPEAFRPLLERLTNDGFDGEVLERLYADPRTAYLSGAVATNLKRIERPADYNHFLSVKSVRQGMDFLNRHRLLLESVTGRFGVPAEVLVAILFVESRFGRDVGRYRVFNVYSSLAVAEKPNHIELALRRLQARYPGTTKAEIRGRARKKALWAYGELKALLQLADRQGLDVHELRGSWAGAFGIPQFIPSSFLTYAVDGNSDGQVDLDILPDAAASVGAYLQRHGWRPGLDRPQKYKVLRTYNNSRLYALTILGYADRLRQRP, encoded by the coding sequence ATGACCGAAGGACGAGCCCTTCTGGCGGCCTTGGCAATAGCGGGGATTGTTCTGTGGCCCGGCTCAAATCATACTGCGGGAGCCCACGGTGGGCCGGTCCCTGAGGCATTCCGACCCCTGCTGGAGAGGCTCACCAATGATGGGTTCGACGGGGAGGTCCTGGAGCGCCTCTATGCCGATCCGCGAACGGCCTATCTTAGCGGGGCGGTGGCCACCAATCTTAAGCGCATAGAGCGGCCCGCCGACTATAACCATTTCCTCTCCGTGAAGTCCGTCCGTCAAGGCATGGACTTTCTAAATCGCCACCGTCTTCTTCTAGAGAGCGTGACAGGGCGATTCGGAGTCCCCGCCGAAGTTCTCGTGGCCATCCTCTTTGTGGAGAGCCGTTTCGGTCGCGACGTGGGCCGCTACAGGGTCTTTAATGTCTACTCCTCGCTGGCCGTAGCGGAGAAGCCGAATCACATTGAATTGGCTCTCCGACGACTCCAGGCCCGCTATCCCGGCACAACCAAGGCCGAAATCCGCGGCCGTGCCCGTAAAAAAGCGTTGTGGGCATACGGTGAGCTCAAGGCCCTGCTCCAGCTGGCGGACAGGCAGGGCTTGGACGTCCACGAGCTGAGAGGGTCGTGGGCTGGGGCGTTCGGCATACCCCAATTCATCCCCTCCAGCTTTCTTACTTACGCCGTTGATGGAAACAGCGACGGGCAGGTAGACCTCGATATCCTCCCTGATGCCGCCGCCAGCGTAGGAGCGTACCTCCAGCGCCATGGGTGGCGGCCGGGCCTTGACCGGCCTCAGAAGTATAAGGTCCTTAGGACCTACAACAACAGCCGCCTCTACGCCTTGACCATCTTGGGTTATGCCGATAGACTCCGACAGCGACCCTAG
- a CDS encoding CPBP family intramembrane metalloprotease has product MERIATLKPGEMAPPLKSLLVYFFLIIIVGAIYLALRFKVFAGLPLVWDLYMDEIIFFLIPLGLVMLFFRLDVRDTLQLRRVAWSSLPLFGAAGCVLVAFQVFILALASRLVPEIVRYIDLNSYFGYETFTKTILSLPVAGQIWVVCIAPALVEELLFRGYVQSTLVGRLGARRGIWITAALFAFVHLGILRVPFDLLVSYIMGYIVIRYRSVWPAVVFHFANNSVNLLVLNLLPGYDTERLSAVSLALMSAAVAYMGWQIMRFLQRASAELRAEAVLTS; this is encoded by the coding sequence GTGGAGAGAATAGCGACGCTTAAGCCTGGAGAGATGGCCCCACCCTTAAAGAGCCTTCTCGTCTATTTTTTCCTGATCATCATAGTGGGCGCCATATACCTGGCCCTTCGGTTCAAGGTCTTTGCGGGTCTGCCCCTTGTATGGGACCTTTATATGGATGAGATCATCTTTTTCCTCATCCCCTTGGGGTTGGTGATGCTCTTCTTCCGACTCGATGTACGGGACACACTCCAGCTTAGGAGGGTCGCCTGGAGCAGCCTTCCCCTTTTCGGTGCTGCGGGCTGTGTCCTGGTGGCTTTCCAGGTATTCATTCTGGCTCTGGCCAGCAGGTTGGTGCCGGAAATCGTCCGCTACATAGACCTAAACTCATATTTCGGCTACGAGACCTTCACTAAAACAATCCTTTCTCTGCCCGTGGCGGGCCAGATTTGGGTAGTGTGCATTGCGCCAGCCCTCGTCGAAGAGCTGCTCTTTCGGGGCTATGTCCAGTCAACCCTTGTCGGACGCCTGGGGGCCCGGCGGGGCATTTGGATCACGGCGGCTCTCTTCGCCTTCGTTCACTTGGGCATACTTCGGGTACCCTTCGACCTCCTTGTGAGCTACATAATGGGCTACATTGTTATTCGCTACCGGAGCGTGTGGCCGGCCGTTGTATTCCATTTCGCTAATAATTCGGTCAATCTATTGGTGCTCAACCTCCTTCCGGGCTACGACACTGAGCGGCTGAGCGCCGTTTCTCTGGCTCTAATGTCGGCTGCGGTCGCTTATATGGGGTGGCAGATAATGAGGTTTCTCCAGCGGGCTTCGGCCGAGCTTAGGGCCGAGGCGGTGTTGACGTCATGA
- a CDS encoding transglycosylase SLT domain-containing protein produces the protein MNSRSMAGVSAGGVPILRALFSIALVLICLVAVSAQAQESSGDATSDLLSEFHAANHRLPLASYKLPKAIVFCGEHVPIELWDVKERLEREFLSILSGEPLVILWLKRANRYFPHIESHIRLAGLPDDVKYMTVVESSLNPQARSGAGAVGMWQFIRSTGRSYGMSHTYWLDERRDFEKATDGALRYLKDLFEDFQSWPLALAAYNSGAERVREAMLTQRVVNYYQLALPRETERYVFRIIAAKIILENPAKYGFALEAAELYEPLATTWINLRVRGSKLHLRDVAEAGGTYFRHIKKLNPQLRRDSLPRGVHRIRVPAGAAKDFQANLKAIRQRNRRQTMAALKGRKAVKYRVKKGDSLWAISERYGVTIKALRKWNSIRKGEPIYAGERLLIYIK, from the coding sequence ATGAATAGCCGTTCGATGGCGGGGGTTTCGGCAGGCGGGGTCCCCATCCTTCGGGCGCTGTTCTCCATTGCTCTTGTCCTTATATGCCTCGTGGCCGTTTCGGCACAGGCCCAAGAATCCTCGGGCGATGCCACCAGCGATTTACTAAGTGAATTCCATGCCGCCAATCACCGCCTCCCTCTGGCTTCATACAAGCTCCCGAAGGCCATCGTATTTTGCGGCGAGCACGTTCCCATAGAGCTTTGGGACGTAAAAGAGCGCCTAGAGCGGGAATTTCTTTCCATCCTTTCGGGTGAGCCGCTTGTCATTCTCTGGCTAAAGCGGGCTAACCGTTACTTCCCCCACATCGAGAGCCACATTCGTCTTGCAGGTCTGCCGGATGATGTGAAGTACATGACGGTTGTTGAGTCGAGCCTCAACCCCCAGGCCCGCAGTGGGGCCGGGGCTGTTGGAATGTGGCAGTTCATCCGTTCGACGGGACGGAGTTACGGCATGAGCCATACCTACTGGTTGGACGAGCGGCGCGACTTTGAGAAGGCCACCGATGGGGCGCTCCGGTACCTCAAGGACCTCTTTGAGGATTTTCAGAGCTGGCCCCTGGCCCTGGCCGCGTACAACTCCGGGGCCGAACGGGTGCGCGAGGCGATGCTCACCCAGAGGGTCGTCAACTACTATCAGCTCGCCCTGCCCAGGGAGACCGAACGGTATGTCTTCCGAATCATCGCAGCCAAAATTATCCTTGAGAACCCTGCGAAGTATGGATTTGCACTTGAAGCGGCCGAGCTCTACGAGCCTTTGGCCACCACTTGGATTAATTTGAGGGTGCGCGGCAGTAAGCTTCACCTAAGGGATGTGGCCGAGGCGGGCGGGACCTACTTCCGCCACATCAAGAAACTGAACCCCCAGTTGCGCCGCGATAGCCTGCCCCGTGGGGTCCATCGTATCCGCGTTCCCGCCGGGGCGGCGAAGGACTTTCAAGCCAACCTCAAAGCCATCCGCCAGCGTAACAGGCGCCAGACCATGGCTGCCCTCAAAGGGCGCAAGGCTGTCAAATATCGGGTCAAGAAGGGTGACAGCCTTTGGGCTATCTCCGAACGCTACGGGGTTACAATCAAGGCGCTGCGCAAGTGGAACAGCATACGCAAGGGCGAGCCAATCTACGCGGGTGAACGCCTGCTCATTTACATAAAATAG